In the Malaclemys terrapin pileata isolate rMalTer1 chromosome 12, rMalTer1.hap1, whole genome shotgun sequence genome, one interval contains:
- the LOC128846474 gene encoding adenosine deaminase-like translates to MEGSSGCKIERDAGQRPSAFDLPKVELHVHLDGAIKPETILYFGKKRGIPLPGDTVEDLLQHISYTEPLTLTQFLEKFSFYMPAIAGDRDAVRRIAYEFVEMKAKEGVIYVEVRYSPHLLANCKVHPLPWDQEEGDLTPDEVVHLVNQGLQDGERDFNIKARSILCCMRHMPSWSLEVVELCKKYQNNTVVAIDLAGDELLLAETFPEHRKAYEEAERCGIHRTVHAGEVGSPSVIKEAINVLKTERIGHSYHVLEDPALYRELLSRKMHFETCPWSSILTGACDPDFRKHPVIQFMNDKANYSLNSDDPLIFNSSIETDYKIAKQFLDFTEEEFKRVNINAAQSSFLPKKEKKELLSKLYEAYGMVPNNPS, encoded by the exons GTAGAACTTCATGTCCACCTGGATGGAGCCATTAAGCCAGAAACAATCTTATACTTTGGCAA GAAAAGAGGAATTCCGCTTCCTGGTGACACTGTTGAAGACCTCTTGCAGCATATCAGTTACACGGAGCCACTCACTCTCACCCAGTTTCTAGAAAAGTTTTCTTTCTACATGCCTGCCATTGC GGGGGACCGTGATGCTGTGAGAAGAATAGCCTATGAGTTTGTAGAAATGAAAGCAAAAGAAGGTGTCATCTATGTTGAGGTCAGGTACAGCCCTCACCTCCTAGCCAACTGCAAAGTTCATCCTCTTCCATGGGACCAAGAAGA GGGCGACCTCACTCCGGATGAAGTGGTTCACCTCGTTAATCAGGGATTACAGGATGGAGAAAGGGATTTCAACATCAAAGCCAGGTCTATTCTATGCTGCATGCGCCATATGCCAA GCTGGTCGTTGGAGGTGGTGGAGCTGTGTAAGAAATACCAGAACAATACGGTGGTAGCCATAGACCTGGCTGGGGATGAGTTGTTGCTGGCTGAGACCTTCCCAGAGCACAGGAAGGCTTATGAG GAAGCTGAAAGATGTGGCATTCATCGTACCGTCCATGCTGGGGAGGTTGGGTCACCCTCTGTCATCAAGGAG GCGATCAATGTTCTGAAGACCGAACGGATCGGCCACAGCTACCATGTCCTGGAAGACCCAGCCCTTTATAGGGAGCTGTTGAGTAGGAAGATGCATTTTGAG ACCTGTCCTTGGTCCAGTATCCTCACTGGAGCATGTGATCCAGACTTTAGGAAACACCCAGTAATTCA GTTTATGAATGATAAAGCCAATTACTCCCTGAACTCTGATGACCCGCTCATTTTTAATTCTTCAATTGAGACTGATTACAAAATAGCTAAGCAGTTCCTGGACTTCACGGAAGAGGAGTTCAAGAGAGtg AACATCAATGCAGCTCAGTCCAGCTTCCTGcctaagaaagaaaagaaggagcTTCTCAGTAAGCTGTATGAAGCCTACGGGATGGTCCCGAACAACCCATCCTAA